The following proteins come from a genomic window of Bradyrhizobium paxllaeri:
- a CDS encoding Hsp20 family protein, whose product MRYDWTPLWRSTIGFDRLFDVLDEVQRTAEESYPPYNIERLDENRFQISVALAGFTPDEVTLTVEQNVLTLEGQKAEKDEKTFVHRGMSTRSFKRQFTLADHVEVKGARFENGLLVIELQREIPEAMKPRRIAITGASAGQVKQIEGKAA is encoded by the coding sequence ATGAGGTATGATTGGACTCCCCTGTGGAGGTCGACCATTGGCTTCGACCGCCTGTTTGACGTTCTCGACGAGGTCCAGCGGACCGCCGAAGAGAGCTATCCGCCCTACAACATCGAACGGCTGGACGAGAACCGCTTCCAGATTTCGGTGGCACTAGCCGGGTTCACACCGGACGAGGTGACGCTTACGGTGGAACAGAACGTCCTGACGTTGGAAGGCCAAAAGGCCGAGAAGGACGAGAAGACCTTTGTGCATCGCGGAATGTCGACACGCTCGTTCAAGCGCCAGTTCACCCTGGCCGACCATGTCGAGGTCAAGGGTGCTCGGTTTGAGAATGGTCTACTGGTCATCGAGCTCCAACGCGAGATTCCGGAGGCCATGAAGCCGCGCCGCATCGCCATCACAGGCGCAAGCGCCGGGCAGGTCAAGCAGATCGAGGGCAAGGCCGCTTAA
- a CDS encoding short-chain fatty acyl-CoA regulator family protein gives MHQSFSHPGRIMVQLAATPDGTRYLSIARTVSLSAGSFLARPLAVAVGLGCEMPMQARRPTRRAWIWMSPTRQTLLAQDVTGRYHRPDACLTSAQ, from the coding sequence GTGCACCAATCGTTTTCGCATCCTGGCCGCATCATGGTCCAATTGGCCGCGACACCGGACGGGACGAGATATCTCAGCATCGCCCGAACTGTGAGTCTTTCCGCGGGTTCCTTTCTTGCCCGCCCGCTTGCAGTTGCAGTCGGGCTCGGATGCGAAATGCCTATGCAAGCGAGACGGCCTACTCGAAGAGCTTGGATTTGGATGAGCCCGACGCGACAGACCCTATTGGCACAGGATGTCACCGGGCGCTACCACCGACCGGACGCCTGCTTGACGTCGGCACAATGA
- a CDS encoding sensor histidine kinase: MQHQSGGMNESEVLDKLRRHVRILVDIARLVGENADLNRFLDQAVVQIARAVEITHVKVLQYRPRTSDLLVVAGIGWKEGVVRTATLSADLRSPPGRAFQTAEPVNIKNLNEQDEYVHSNFLKEHGIISLTNVPVRIDGAAWGVLEVDSTTPRDFSEDTTDFLTAAAALIGTFVLRHLEFPDKETRLLTAAAEAQKRDILLREMQHRVKNNFQLVLASISLQKRRHQSQELHRALDHVANRINAISLAHDQLAPRDERQIVKLSDYIRALCSAIHQQIEEVEVDVITDELELSIDRAVPVGLILNEAAMNSIKHAFGPEGGRIRVRLEGGIGYGEAILSVSDNGRGIQNATERGSGLNLIASLARQIGGTVEQESSASGTTTSLRFPLIA; encoded by the coding sequence ATGCAACATCAATCGGGTGGCATGAATGAAAGTGAAGTGCTGGACAAGCTCCGGCGCCATGTTCGCATTCTGGTGGATATCGCTCGACTTGTGGGTGAAAACGCGGATTTGAATCGCTTCCTCGATCAAGCGGTCGTGCAGATCGCCCGAGCGGTGGAGATAACTCACGTAAAGGTTCTCCAATATCGTCCGCGAACGTCCGATCTCCTTGTCGTTGCGGGTATTGGATGGAAGGAAGGTGTCGTCCGCACCGCCACGTTATCAGCCGACCTGCGTTCACCGCCTGGACGGGCGTTTCAGACGGCCGAGCCGGTCAATATCAAAAATCTGAATGAGCAGGACGAATACGTTCATTCGAATTTTCTCAAGGAGCACGGAATTATCTCTCTCACAAACGTGCCTGTGCGGATTGACGGCGCAGCGTGGGGCGTGTTGGAGGTGGACAGTACCACGCCGAGAGACTTCTCTGAGGATACAACCGATTTCCTGACCGCCGCGGCTGCGTTGATAGGAACTTTCGTACTTCGTCACCTTGAGTTTCCCGACAAAGAAACACGCCTATTGACCGCTGCTGCGGAGGCCCAGAAAAGAGATATTTTGCTGCGCGAAATGCAACATCGCGTAAAGAACAACTTTCAGCTCGTTCTGGCTTCCATTTCACTTCAAAAACGCAGACATCAAAGTCAGGAACTCCACCGCGCGCTGGACCATGTCGCGAACCGCATCAATGCGATTTCGCTCGCGCATGATCAGCTCGCACCTCGAGACGAGCGTCAGATAGTTAAGCTTTCCGATTACATTCGCGCACTGTGTAGCGCGATCCATCAACAGATTGAGGAAGTCGAAGTTGATGTGATTACCGATGAGCTTGAGTTGAGTATTGACCGGGCGGTACCGGTCGGCCTCATTTTGAACGAGGCCGCGATGAACAGCATCAAGCATGCCTTCGGGCCCGAGGGCGGCCGGATTAGGGTCCGTTTGGAAGGAGGCATTGGCTATGGCGAGGCCATCTTGTCGGTGTCCGACAACGGGCGCGGCATACAAAATGCAACCGAACGCGGGTCCGGACTAAACCTGATTGCCTCCCTAGCAAGGCAGATCGGGGGGACCGTCGAACAGGAGAGCTCCGCCTCGGGCACGACAACATCGCTGCGGTTTCCTTTGATTGCATGA
- a CDS encoding alpha/beta fold hydrolase yields MHSAEIVSIGVGVLLVLVIGNLVFSFAAERKDPPIGSFIECEGVRIHYLERGDRAAPSVVLFHGNGSLIQDLIISGLVDRLARHNRVLCFDRPGFGYSQRPRARIWTATSQAALFVKAFDQLGVREPVVLGHSWGALVAIAIGLQDNYPVRGLVLASGYYFPTRRWDFWMMSGPAVPVLGDLMRYTVAPVISWTILPALLRMLFAPRSVPDNFKDRFPASLTLRPKQLRAAAEESAFLIPEAARLQSRYSSIRCPVHIFHGAGDQLIEAEQARRLHQVLSRSDLHLVNEAGHMVTYADGGAIARTIDNLEEPLRIISSQDEDATARRDREPGRSRAH; encoded by the coding sequence ATGCACTCTGCTGAAATTGTCTCCATCGGTGTGGGCGTTCTTCTCGTTCTAGTGATCGGGAACCTCGTATTCTCGTTCGCGGCTGAACGGAAAGACCCGCCCATAGGCAGCTTCATCGAGTGTGAAGGCGTCCGGATTCATTACCTTGAGCGTGGTGATCGGGCAGCGCCCAGCGTGGTGCTGTTTCACGGCAACGGCTCGTTGATCCAGGATCTCATAATCAGCGGGCTTGTGGACCGTCTTGCTCGTCACAACCGGGTTCTATGCTTTGATCGGCCAGGCTTCGGATATAGTCAACGGCCCCGCGCGCGCATCTGGACGGCGACGTCCCAGGCGGCGCTGTTCGTGAAGGCATTTGACCAACTCGGTGTGCGCGAACCTGTCGTGCTGGGCCACTCATGGGGTGCGCTGGTTGCCATCGCCATCGGATTGCAGGATAACTACCCCGTCCGCGGTCTCGTGCTTGCCTCCGGTTACTACTTTCCGACACGACGGTGGGACTTCTGGATGATGTCAGGTCCAGCGGTGCCGGTGTTGGGTGATTTGATGCGCTACACCGTAGCCCCAGTCATCTCCTGGACCATCCTGCCTGCACTACTTCGAATGCTTTTTGCGCCTCGCTCCGTTCCGGACAATTTCAAGGATCGCTTTCCAGCCTCCCTGACGCTTCGACCGAAGCAACTGAGGGCGGCCGCGGAGGAAAGTGCGTTTCTGATTCCGGAAGCAGCGCGACTGCAGTCGCGCTATTCAAGCATTCGGTGCCCGGTCCATATTTTCCACGGAGCAGGAGACCAGCTTATCGAAGCTGAGCAGGCTCGACGCCTACATCAAGTGCTCAGCCGCTCCGATCTGCACCTTGTGAATGAGGCCGGGCATATGGTGACTTATGCCGACGGTGGCGCCATTGCGCGGACCATCGATAACCTGGAGGAGCCGTTGCGGATCATCTCGTCCCAGGATGAGGACGCAACAGCTAGACGAGACCGCGAGCCAGGTCGTTCACGAGCGCACTGA
- a CDS encoding septal ring lytic transglycosylase RlpA family protein, which produces MRLLHFGILAIAAVPAWLGVQINSAAAQSFDDRWSIIPKAHAEPAPELPNESKQNLQEQPSIREEQTSRPSSGRSASRSLNRAFSGKASYYSYSKRKTASGSSFNRDALTAAHRSLPFGTKVRVTEQTNYRSVVVRITDRGPWVRGRVLDLSLGAARSLRITDRGVAQVRAEVL; this is translated from the coding sequence ATGCGTCTGCTTCATTTTGGAATACTCGCGATTGCTGCAGTCCCGGCCTGGTTGGGCGTTCAAATAAATTCTGCTGCAGCACAATCCTTCGACGATAGATGGTCCATCATCCCAAAGGCCCACGCAGAGCCAGCTCCCGAGCTGCCCAACGAGAGCAAGCAAAATCTGCAAGAGCAACCTTCGATAAGGGAAGAGCAGACAAGCCGTCCCTCGTCAGGTCGCTCGGCATCTCGATCTTTGAACCGCGCGTTCTCCGGAAAAGCCTCCTACTATTCATACTCGAAGAGGAAAACGGCTAGCGGCTCCTCGTTCAATCGAGATGCGCTGACTGCTGCGCACCGCAGCTTACCATTCGGCACCAAGGTTCGCGTAACCGAACAGACGAACTACAGATCCGTAGTCGTTCGTATCACGGACCGGGGACCTTGGGTTCGAGGCCGCGTCCTCGATCTTTCGCTCGGTGCTGCACGCAGCTTAAGAATTACAGACCGTGGCGTGGCCCAAGTTCGCGCCGAGGTGCTTTAG
- a CDS encoding DUF3551 domain-containing protein, with product MPQCNASASGRSAHCVINPYFASAQEPAGYRRHRRVY from the coding sequence CTGCCTCAGTGCAACGCGTCGGCATCGGGCCGCTCGGCACATTGCGTCATCAATCCATATTTCGCGAGCGCGCAAGAACCCGCGGGTTATCGGCGGCATCGCCGGGTCTACTAA
- a CDS encoding cold-shock protein gives MAIGTVKWFNPTKGYGFIQPDNGGKDVFVHISAVERAGLSSLNEGAKVSYELVTNRGKESAENLRIG, from the coding sequence TTGGCGATAGGGACAGTGAAATGGTTCAATCCCACCAAAGGTTATGGATTTATTCAGCCCGACAACGGAGGCAAGGACGTGTTCGTCCATATCTCGGCCGTTGAAAGGGCGGGATTGAGCAGCCTGAATGAGGGTGCGAAGGTTAGCTACGAGCTAGTTACCAACCGCGGTAAAGAGTCGGCCGAAAACCTCAGGATAGGTTGA
- a CDS encoding IS1182 family transposase — MMGRLKSDQGQLFYEFRLGDAVPEDHLVRKIDTALDLSWLRSELAPHYSSMGRPSIDPELMIRMLVVGYVFAIRSERLICREVQVNLAYRWFCKLGIEDAVPDHSAFSRARNERFRDGDIFRRMFERVVEACIAAGLVGGEGFAVDASLIAADANKQRSIAGQDWRKDRDPARSSRAVKEYLATLDDTAWGAASEVVPKFVSPSDPAAQWTGAHKGPAFFAYSDNYLIDVKFGVIVDVEASRSIRQAEVGAAKTMIERTEERFGLKPERLVGDTAYGAAPMLNWLVEEKGIAPHIPVFDKSKRDDGTFSRGDFRYDPTSDVYHCPAGKTLTTTGTLVNDGTTLLYLARKHDCDGCELKSLCCPKAPFRRIPRDIHEHARDVARSLADTEAFEQSRRERKKIEMRFAHLKRILRLGRLRLRGPQGAQDEFVLAAIAQNLRRFASLVARPPPTTALCAA, encoded by the coding sequence ATGATGGGCCGTCTGAAGAGTGACCAAGGTCAACTGTTCTACGAGTTTCGTCTTGGCGATGCGGTCCCCGAAGATCATCTGGTGCGGAAGATCGACACTGCTCTCGATCTGTCCTGGCTCCGCAGCGAACTTGCACCCCATTATTCGTCGATGGGCCGCCCGTCGATCGATCCGGAACTGATGATCCGGATGCTGGTCGTGGGGTATGTCTTTGCGATCCGCTCGGAGCGGTTAATCTGCCGTGAAGTGCAGGTGAACCTCGCCTATCGTTGGTTCTGCAAGCTCGGTATCGAGGATGCTGTCCCGGATCATTCGGCGTTTTCGCGCGCCCGCAACGAACGCTTCCGCGACGGAGATATTTTTCGCCGCATGTTCGAACGGGTCGTCGAGGCGTGCATTGCGGCCGGACTAGTTGGCGGTGAAGGCTTCGCCGTCGATGCGAGCCTGATTGCGGCCGATGCCAACAAGCAGCGCTCGATCGCTGGTCAGGATTGGCGCAAGGATCGCGATCCGGCAAGGTCAAGCCGCGCTGTGAAGGAGTATCTGGCGACCCTTGACGATACGGCGTGGGGCGCCGCCAGCGAGGTTGTCCCGAAGTTCGTCTCGCCATCTGATCCTGCGGCGCAGTGGACCGGAGCTCACAAGGGGCCGGCATTCTTTGCTTACTCCGACAACTATCTCATCGATGTGAAGTTCGGCGTTATCGTTGACGTCGAGGCCTCTCGCTCCATTCGGCAGGCCGAAGTCGGTGCGGCAAAGACCATGATCGAGCGGACAGAGGAGCGCTTCGGCCTCAAGCCAGAGCGGCTTGTCGGGGATACGGCTTACGGTGCGGCTCCGATGCTGAACTGGCTGGTCGAGGAGAAGGGCATCGCGCCACACATCCCCGTGTTCGACAAATCGAAGCGGGACGATGGCACCTTCTCGCGTGGTGACTTTCGATATGACCCGACGAGCGACGTTTATCACTGCCCTGCGGGTAAGACCCTGACTACAACCGGGACATTGGTGAATGACGGAACCACGCTGCTCTATCTGGCGAGGAAGCATGATTGCGACGGCTGCGAACTCAAATCGCTATGCTGTCCGAAGGCTCCGTTTCGCAGGATTCCGCGCGACATCCATGAGCACGCCCGAGACGTTGCCCGGTCTCTCGCGGACACCGAAGCCTTCGAGCAATCACGGCGTGAGCGCAAAAAGATCGAGATGCGGTTCGCCCACTTGAAGCGTATCCTGAGGCTTGGTCGGCTTCGATTGCGCGGGCCTCAAGGTGCTCAGGATGAATTTGTTCTGGCCGCAATAGCTCAGAATCTCCGACGGTTCGCTTCGCTGGTCGCTCGACCACCACCCACTACGGCTCTGTGTGCCGCGTAG
- a CDS encoding NUDIX domain-containing protein: protein MAVYVGPALLLVRSSYRIEWNFPGGTVRQGETPEVAARRELAEEIGLTGAFPLVAVGDAWGLWDGRNDKVHFFELRLDRLPELQLDNREIIGARLISPSELRGMALTGPVAVYLDRTIPPGCHSE, encoded by the coding sequence GTGGCTGTCTACGTCGGTCCGGCGCTACTGCTGGTGCGCTCGTCGTATAGGATCGAGTGGAACTTCCCCGGCGGCACTGTCCGGCAGGGTGAGACGCCTGAAGTAGCGGCTCGGCGCGAGCTGGCAGAAGAGATCGGCCTCACCGGAGCATTCCCGCTGGTCGCCGTGGGCGACGCCTGGGGCCTCTGGGACGGGCGAAACGATAAAGTGCATTTCTTTGAACTACGACTGGATCGGCTGCCCGAGTTACAGCTCGACAACCGCGAGATCATCGGCGCGCGGCTGATATCGCCGAGTGAGTTGCGCGGCATGGCGCTGACCGGGCCGGTCGCCGTCTATCTCGACAGGACGATTCCGCCGGGCTGCCATTCAGAGTGA
- a CDS encoding alpha/beta fold hydrolase yields MSNSLEKIDLRGRCHGGVAIAIAAVTALSASLPGSFVAPAHAQTLSRQEQKADIGFLEIDKDITLRRMVVRNTNPKGTVLFLHGFPETLYAWKDISLTLAADYEVHAFDWPGFGLSSRPTVDRFSYAPSDYARVLNDYIRKAGIDTSKLTIYATDIGALPALLLAQEKPGIATSIIVGDFAPFDRPQYMYESLQNLKAGPLMRQARDQLNKNRDDILENAFRRGLHEEAQFDVPRDFKDDMSRAWGHGAITTADAFSYYYAHFTRDQNHFESHLEQLAIPVKVVWGEKDLYIKKEMGIELADKIGAELMLLPGVGHYPHLQNPKQTIEEVRAAFR; encoded by the coding sequence ATGAGCAATAGCTTGGAGAAAATCGACCTTCGCGGCCGATGTCACGGTGGCGTCGCTATAGCAATCGCTGCGGTCACGGCACTCAGCGCTTCACTACCCGGCTCTTTCGTTGCACCGGCACACGCCCAAACTCTCTCCAGACAGGAACAGAAGGCGGACATCGGCTTCCTCGAGATCGACAAGGACATCACGCTCCGGAGAATGGTGGTCCGCAACACGAACCCGAAGGGGACCGTTCTCTTCCTGCACGGATTTCCGGAGACACTTTACGCCTGGAAAGACATCTCTCTTACCCTCGCCGCCGACTACGAAGTCCACGCTTTCGATTGGCCGGGCTTCGGGCTTTCGTCGCGGCCGACGGTCGACAGGTTTTCGTACGCTCCGAGCGACTACGCACGCGTTCTGAACGACTACATACGCAAGGCGGGCATCGACACATCAAAGCTCACGATCTACGCAACGGACATCGGAGCTCTGCCGGCACTTCTCTTGGCCCAGGAGAAGCCCGGCATCGCGACCTCGATCATCGTCGGCGATTTCGCCCCGTTCGATAGACCTCAGTACATGTACGAGAGCCTGCAGAACCTGAAGGCTGGACCGTTGATGCGCCAGGCTCGTGACCAGCTGAACAAGAATCGCGACGACATCCTCGAGAACGCGTTCAGAAGAGGCCTGCACGAAGAAGCACAATTCGATGTGCCGCGCGACTTCAAGGACGACATGTCACGCGCCTGGGGTCACGGCGCAATAACGACAGCGGATGCGTTCTCGTACTACTACGCGCACTTTACGCGGGACCAGAACCACTTCGAATCGCATCTGGAGCAACTCGCAATCCCGGTGAAGGTCGTGTGGGGCGAGAAGGACCTCTACATCAAGAAGGAGATGGGCATCGAGCTCGCCGACAAGATTGGCGCCGAGCTGATGCTTCTTCCCGGTGTCGGGCACTACCCTCACCTCCAGAATCCGAAGCAGACCATCGAAGAGGTTCGCGCCGCATTTCGGTGA
- a CDS encoding GntR family transcriptional regulator, translating to MPARASKRTNPTVRRIAAGSRRSGRPRAATAASKIYSDLRGELVSLQRRPGEAISEAQIALSYGVSRTPVREAILKLSDEGLLEIYPQSGIFVSRIPVAALPEAIIIRKALEETTARMAAERATSSQILALQSILERQREASAAGDSDTFHQADEMFHATVAEVAGYPGIWKYIQQVKVHVDRYRRLTLPQRGRIAKVIVEHEAVLTAIEAHDAEGARRAMEIHLENLLENISATQHINPEYFDERP from the coding sequence ATGCCCGCCCGCGCATCGAAAAGGACGAATCCAACGGTTCGCCGAATTGCCGCCGGCTCGCGCCGCAGCGGCAGACCGCGTGCGGCGACAGCAGCATCGAAGATCTATTCCGATCTTCGCGGCGAACTGGTGTCCCTGCAGCGCCGCCCCGGCGAAGCGATTTCCGAGGCGCAGATCGCCCTCTCCTACGGGGTGAGCCGCACCCCCGTTCGCGAGGCGATCCTCAAATTATCCGATGAAGGCCTGCTGGAGATCTATCCACAGTCCGGCATCTTCGTCTCGCGCATTCCGGTGGCTGCGCTCCCCGAAGCCATCATCATCCGCAAGGCGCTGGAGGAGACCACCGCGCGGATGGCCGCGGAACGCGCGACCTCGAGCCAGATCCTGGCGCTGCAGTCGATCCTGGAACGCCAGCGCGAGGCCAGCGCGGCCGGAGACAGCGACACGTTCCATCAAGCCGATGAAATGTTTCATGCTACAGTCGCCGAGGTCGCCGGCTATCCCGGAATCTGGAAATATATCCAGCAGGTGAAGGTTCACGTCGATCGCTATCGCCGGCTGACCCTGCCCCAGCGCGGGCGGATCGCAAAGGTGATCGTCGAACACGAGGCCGTCCTGACTGCGATCGAGGCGCATGACGCAGAGGGCGCAAGGCGGGCGATGGAAATCCACCTCGAAAACCTGCTCGAGAACATCTCGGCTACCCAGCATATCAATCCGGAGTACTTCGACGAGCGACCCTAG
- the dctP gene encoding TRAP transporter substrate-binding protein DctP: MKRRDFIKLSAGLGAAMATTAPLSSAFAQTKMVLKASDVHPLGYPTVEAVVRMGKKLEAATNGRLTIQMFPSMQLGGEKEMIEQAQLGALQFARISVGAVGPVVDDVNVFNMPFVFRNSKHMEKVIDGEIGDELLAKISSAEKTGLIALCWMNAGSRNVYNNKRPIRTIADLKGLKVRMMGNPLFVDTMNALGGNGVALGFDQVFSSMQTGVVDGAENNPPSFIAQNHNQVAKYFTMTEHLIIPELLVFSRISWQKLSPEDQALIKKLSKEAQAEQRVLWYEAENAAIEKMKASGTEIITDIDKKPFQDAVKPVWDKYGAKYAAMVKRIEAVQ; the protein is encoded by the coding sequence ATGAAACGCCGCGACTTCATCAAGTTGAGCGCAGGGCTCGGGGCAGCGATGGCGACCACGGCGCCGCTGTCGTCCGCCTTTGCACAAACCAAAATGGTGCTGAAGGCCTCCGACGTTCACCCGCTCGGCTATCCGACGGTCGAAGCCGTCGTTCGGATGGGCAAGAAGCTGGAAGCCGCCACCAATGGCCGGCTGACGATCCAGATGTTCCCCTCGATGCAGCTCGGCGGCGAAAAGGAAATGATCGAGCAGGCCCAGCTCGGCGCACTGCAGTTCGCCCGTATTTCGGTTGGCGCCGTCGGCCCCGTCGTGGACGACGTCAACGTCTTCAACATGCCGTTCGTCTTCCGTAACTCCAAGCACATGGAGAAAGTCATCGACGGCGAAATCGGCGACGAGTTGCTGGCGAAGATTTCCTCGGCCGAAAAGACCGGCCTGATCGCGCTGTGCTGGATGAATGCCGGCTCGCGCAACGTCTACAACAACAAGCGGCCGATCCGGACCATCGCCGACCTCAAGGGCCTCAAGGTCCGCATGATGGGCAATCCACTGTTCGTCGATACCATGAACGCGCTGGGCGGCAACGGCGTCGCGCTTGGCTTCGATCAGGTGTTCAGCTCGATGCAGACCGGCGTGGTCGACGGCGCCGAGAACAATCCGCCATCGTTCATCGCGCAGAACCACAACCAGGTGGCCAAGTATTTCACGATGACCGAGCACCTGATCATTCCGGAGCTCTTGGTGTTCTCGCGCATCTCCTGGCAGAAACTGTCGCCGGAAGACCAAGCGCTGATCAAGAAACTTTCGAAGGAAGCGCAGGCCGAGCAGCGCGTGCTCTGGTATGAAGCCGAGAACGCCGCCATCGAAAAAATGAAGGCGTCCGGAACCGAAATCATCACCGACATCGACAAAAAGCCGTTCCAGGATGCCGTCAAGCCGGTCTGGGACAAGTACGGCGCGAAGTATGCCGCGATGGTCAAGCGTATCGAAGCGGTCCAATAG
- a CDS encoding TRAP transporter small permease has product MSNSAAGIFRRVNDAVYWTGATIACVALVLVSAVIPWAVYTRYILNSASSWPEPMAVLLTVGITFIGSANCYRQRIHMNMTVGTDLLPPLLRRASLFLSEILMGVIAIFMVVWGLRLVQTTWDNSVDEFPWLSVGITYLPIVVSGAMMLLFVVERLTIGPPPRDGADAHVPVE; this is encoded by the coding sequence ATGTCCAATTCTGCGGCCGGAATTTTCCGGCGTGTGAACGATGCCGTTTACTGGACCGGTGCCACGATCGCGTGCGTGGCGCTCGTGCTGGTCTCGGCGGTCATTCCGTGGGCCGTCTATACCCGCTACATCCTCAACAGCGCCTCGTCATGGCCGGAGCCGATGGCCGTGCTGCTGACCGTCGGCATCACCTTCATCGGTTCGGCCAACTGTTATCGCCAGCGCATCCACATGAACATGACTGTCGGTACCGACTTGCTGCCGCCCCTGCTGCGACGCGCCTCGCTATTCCTCAGCGAGATATTGATGGGCGTGATCGCCATCTTCATGGTCGTTTGGGGATTGCGGCTCGTTCAGACCACTTGGGATAATTCGGTGGATGAGTTTCCCTGGCTTTCGGTCGGCATCACCTATCTTCCGATCGTGGTCAGCGGCGCAATGATGCTCCTGTTCGTCGTCGAACGCCTGACCATTGGCCCGCCGCCGCGGGATGGCGCTGACGCTCACGTACCGGTCGAGTAA
- a CDS encoding TRAP transporter large permease — protein MDIAVLLLSMCLFFAIGMPIAYALALSALVGALWIDLPVGAVMQQFASGVGKVSMLTIPFFVLAGAIMAEGGMARRLVDFAAVVVGFTRIRGGLSQVNILATTIMSGISGSSVADTSAIGSVMIPQMAAKGYPRVFATNVTISASLQAIIVPPSHNSVIYSLATGGVVSITSLFLAGVIPGLLLGFSLMLLCLFYAYRDKHPKGEPVPIRQAVKMLGDAVWGIVTLVIVLGGILTGVFTPIEAGAVACVWAFFVTMFIYRDYKWSELPLLVYKTLQTVAMVLTLVATASCFGYVAALMQMPAKMTEFFVAISSNKYVLLMWLNIMLLILGTALDLAPLLLICTPILLPVVKSFGIDPVHFGIVMLLNLGIGLLTPPVGTTLFVGCAIGKVSVDEVMRGIWPFYYVMFTVLMIVTYVPWLSLALPRAFGF, from the coding sequence ATGGATATCGCGGTTCTGCTTCTCAGCATGTGCTTGTTCTTCGCGATCGGCATGCCGATCGCCTATGCGCTCGCACTGTCCGCGCTCGTCGGCGCGCTCTGGATCGATTTGCCCGTCGGCGCGGTCATGCAGCAATTTGCCAGCGGCGTCGGAAAAGTCTCAATGCTGACCATCCCGTTCTTCGTGCTGGCAGGCGCCATCATGGCCGAGGGCGGCATGGCGAGGCGGCTGGTAGATTTTGCGGCCGTGGTCGTCGGCTTCACGCGCATCCGGGGCGGCCTCTCACAGGTCAATATCCTCGCAACCACGATCATGAGCGGCATTTCCGGATCTTCGGTCGCCGACACCTCCGCGATCGGTTCGGTCATGATCCCGCAGATGGCCGCCAAGGGCTATCCACGGGTGTTCGCAACCAATGTGACCATCAGCGCCTCGCTGCAGGCGATCATCGTCCCACCGAGCCACAATTCGGTGATCTATTCGCTGGCGACCGGCGGTGTGGTCTCGATCACCAGCCTGTTCCTCGCCGGCGTGATCCCCGGATTGCTGCTGGGCTTCTCGCTGATGCTGCTTTGCCTGTTCTACGCCTATCGCGACAAGCATCCGAAGGGCGAACCGGTCCCAATCCGGCAGGCGGTCAAGATGCTTGGCGACGCCGTATGGGGGATCGTGACACTGGTCATCGTCCTCGGCGGCATCCTCACCGGCGTCTTCACCCCGATCGAGGCCGGTGCGGTTGCCTGCGTCTGGGCGTTCTTCGTCACGATGTTCATCTATCGGGACTACAAATGGTCCGAGCTGCCGCTACTGGTCTACAAGACGCTACAGACGGTCGCGATGGTGCTGACGCTGGTCGCAACCGCATCGTGCTTCGGCTATGTCGCCGCCCTGATGCAGATGCCGGCGAAAATGACCGAATTCTTTGTTGCGATATCGAGCAACAAATACGTGCTGCTGATGTGGTTGAACATCATGCTGCTGATTCTGGGAACGGCGCTCGATCTCGCGCCTCTCTTGCTGATCTGCACCCCGATCCTGCTGCCGGTGGTCAAGAGCTTTGGCATCGACCCGGTGCATTTCGGCATCGTCATGCTGCTCAACCTCGGCATTGGCCTGCTGACGCCGCCGGTGGGGACGACGCTGTTCGTCGGCTGCGCCATCGGCAAGGTTTCTGTCGATGAGGTGATGCGCGGCATCTGGCCATTCTACTACGTGATGTTTACGGTGCTGATGATCGTGACCTACGTGCCCTGGCTGTCGCTGGCGCTGCCGAGGGCGTTCGGGTTCTAG